Proteins encoded together in one Candidatus Methylomirabilota bacterium window:
- a CDS encoding HTTM domain-containing protein, producing the protein MPRGEGGWLDPVPAYRLATLRACLAVVTLVFHVPKFNGLLDAYTRSAFHVAPAFAWIPTPSRGAGIALMVLQHAAAWCLLLGWAPRVAGWLLAGAGAYIMALDPEYYSHNAHFHLTLLALIGCASDRISLRRLILDGDDDARTPGWPERLIRAQLAIVFFYAALDKVLSPGWGLTGAVLTGPGFAPHAPGLAALQQLNQTVLGAIPAVLSVATIATELALAIAFVVPGLSALAIALSVGFMTYLEFMVRPGVFTWDVLIALLVLSPAADRGWSIVHSSIGAASRVYGAVLPRLDWLRRLRWVTPIGPSPGASSAFVAPGALHLMSPRHRVFCGLGALYALSAVLPGPLLVTLVLARFGGGFLAARGFGRWDDLPFLLLGAYLACVCIETVRAAFRQRDSSLANGCAHAEAAQILDRSRGQR; encoded by the coding sequence ATGCCACGCGGTGAGGGCGGCTGGCTCGATCCCGTCCCCGCGTACCGCCTGGCGACCCTGCGCGCATGCCTGGCCGTGGTCACCCTCGTGTTCCACGTGCCCAAGTTCAACGGCTTGCTCGACGCGTACACGCGCTCCGCGTTCCACGTCGCGCCCGCATTCGCGTGGATCCCGACGCCATCGCGCGGGGCCGGCATCGCCCTCATGGTGCTCCAGCACGCGGCGGCATGGTGCCTGCTCCTCGGGTGGGCGCCGCGCGTGGCGGGGTGGCTCCTGGCCGGAGCGGGCGCGTACATCATGGCGCTCGATCCCGAGTACTATTCGCACAACGCGCACTTCCACCTCACGCTCCTGGCGCTGATCGGGTGCGCCTCGGACCGGATCTCGCTCCGCCGCCTCATCCTGGACGGGGACGACGACGCGCGCACCCCTGGCTGGCCGGAGCGGCTGATTCGCGCGCAGCTCGCCATCGTGTTCTTCTACGCGGCGCTGGACAAGGTGCTGAGCCCGGGCTGGGGTCTCACCGGCGCCGTGCTCACCGGGCCCGGCTTCGCGCCGCACGCGCCGGGCCTGGCCGCACTCCAACAGCTCAACCAGACGGTACTGGGCGCGATTCCCGCCGTGCTCAGCGTCGCCACGATCGCCACGGAGCTCGCCCTCGCGATCGCCTTCGTCGTGCCGGGCCTCTCGGCTCTGGCCATCGCGCTGTCGGTGGGCTTCATGACGTATCTCGAGTTCATGGTGCGCCCCGGCGTGTTCACCTGGGACGTCCTGATCGCCCTGCTCGTGCTGTCGCCCGCGGCGGATCGCGGCTGGTCCATCGTCCACTCGTCGATCGGCGCCGCATCTCGCGTCTACGGGGCCGTCCTGCCGCGGCTGGACTGGCTGAGAAGGCTACGATGGGTGACACCCATCGGGCCTTCGCCGGGCGCCTCCTCCGCGTTCGTGGCACCCGGCGCGCTGCACCTCATGAGCCCGCGACATCGGGTGTTTTGCGGGCTGGGCGCCCTGTATGCCTTGTCTGCGGTCCTGCCCGGGCCCCTGCTCGTGACCCTCGTACTCGCCCGATTTGGCGGCGGGTTTCTGGCGGCCCGTGGCTTCGGCCGCTGGGACGATCTGCCGTTCTTGCTGCTCGGCGCGTATCTTGCGTGCGTGTGCATCGAGACGGTGCGCGCCGCCTTCCGGCAGCGCGATTCGTCGCTGGCGAACGGCTGCGCACATGCGGAAGCGGCTCAGATTCTTGACCGCTCTCGGGGGCAACGCTAG